The genomic stretch GACCGGGTCGCCTACGGCGGCTCCTGGCGGACCTTCTGTGAAGAACTGGGAGACCTGCTTTTCCAGATTGTCTTCCACGCCCAGCTCGCCTCGGAACTGGGGGAGTTCTCCCTGGCCGATGTGGCGAAGGCCATTGGCGACAAGCTGGTCAGCCGGCATCCCCATGTCTTCGGCAACGGCCAGCGCATGGAGGGCGCCGAGCAGGTCCTGGACAACTGGGCCAAGCTGAAGGCCGCGGAGAAGAAGCGCAAGACGGGCCGGGAGGGCTCGGTGCTGGACGGCGTCCCCGTCGCCGCCCCGGCGCTGATGCGTGCCGAGCGGCTCACGGAGAAGGCCAGCCGCATCGGCTTCGACTGGCCGGACGTCGCCAGCGTGCGCGCCAAGCTGACGGAGGAGCTGGGCGAGCTGGACGAGGCCATCGCCGCGAATGATCGGGATGCCATCGAGCACGAGCTGGGGGACGTGCTGTTCTCGCTCGCCAACCTCGCGCGCTTCGTCGGGGCGCCAGCCGAGGACGCGCTGCGGATGGCCATCCGCCGCTTCACCGCCCGCTTCCAGCACATCGAGTCCGCCCTCCGCGCCGAGGGTGTCGCCCTGGGGGATGCCACCCTGGAGCACATGGAGCGCCACTGGCAGGAGGCCAAGGCGCGCGAAAAGGCGCTGCCTTCTCCGACCTGGGTTCCTCGCGCGCCCGTCACCACGCTGCGGCTGGCCGTGGCGGATCTTCCCGCGCAGCGCGCCTTCTGGGACGCCCTGGCGCCCCGGCTGGGGTGGACCCGCCGCAGGGCTCCGGAAGCGGATCAGGTCCTTTATGAAGACGGGGGCCTTCGGATCGCCTTCGAAGCGGTGGGGACGCCCACGACGGGCCTGAGGCTGACCCTGACGGCCCCCTCCCAGGCGGCGGTGGAGCGGCTCCCCGGCATCCTCGCGGAGATTCCGGGGAGTCGGCTGATCCAGCACCAGGCCGGCCGACTCTCCTTTCAGGATCCCGCGGGGCTGGTGTGGGAATATACGACTTCGGTAGAGTGATTTTCCTCGCAGGTACCCTCGGCGGGGCGTCCAGAGCCCGGAAATCCCGGCTGGAGGCCCACACCCGTCTTGACGCCTGCGAGGCGTCGCAGTAAGGACGGCCCCTCTTTTAGCCTGCCATTACCGCTGGAGATTTCTCTTGGCCAACACCAAGTCCGCAGAGAAGCGTCACCGTCAGTCCCTGAAGCGCCGTGCGCGCAACGTCACCGTGCGCGGTGAGGTGAAGACCGCCGTCAAGTCCGCCCGCGAGGCGCTCGGCAGCAAGGATGGGGCGAAGCTGACGGACGCCATCAAGTCGGCCGCCAAGGCGCTGAACAAGGCCGCCACCAAGGGCGTGCTGCACAAGCGCACCGCTTCCCGCCGCATCTCGCGTCTCGCGAAGGCCGCCACCAAGGCCGCCCGCGCGCAGGCCTAGTCGAAGCCTCGGGGCCACCTCGCGTGGCCCTGCTTCATGCGTGCAGGCTGCCGGGAGGAGGCTCTTGCCTCCTCACCAGGCGCCCGCGAGCCGGTCGTACCCGTCCCGCATCAAGACCTCCGCGAGGCGCTCGAGCGCGACCTGCCGGTTCGCCTCCGCCTCCAGGATGTCTCCGCTTCCCAGCACATAGTCCTCGGACCCGAAGACCTCCGTCTGCTTGAGGACCTGTCCGTCCTTCACCACGCGGATCTGCGCCCGAGCAGAGACGCGGAAGAAGAAGCCCGGGCTCGCGCTCCTGCCCACAACGGTCGTGGGCGTGTTCGCCACCGACAGCACCGTGCCCTCCATGCGCCCGTCGCAGGACTCCGCGCTGCCCAGCCGACCCACGCGGATCAGCTCCTGCCGTAGGAAGCGCGTGAAGACGGTTTCCAGCGTGGGCTCGGGCGTCGCGTTGACGAAGACAGGCGCGCAGAGGGACGTCACGCTGGCCGGTAGACCGTCTCCGCGAGGCGCCAGGCGGTAGCCACAGCCCGCGGCTACCCACATTCCCACCACCACGCCAATTCGAAGGCGCCGGGGTCCGACAGCGCAGGGTCGCGACATGCGCGGCACCCTACCCGGCCCGATCGGCCCGTCAAGACAGAGGGCCACCGTCTTGTGTCGATGGAGGCGGCGGCGGTGACGACTCACCGTCGACAGCCACGCCGCGCACCCGCAGGGCCTCCGCCAACGACGTCCACGCCGCCAGCAGCCGCGTGTCCCGGGGAGAGCCCCGCCGCGCCAACCCCAAGGGCCAGCGCACCTGCGCCCCCTGCCGAGGCACCAGGACGAGCCCGTGTGAACGGCACGTCAACGCCAGCAGGACGCCCAGCGCCGCCATGCCCAACCCCAGCACCTTCAGCGCGACGGGCTGCGCCCACAGGCCCAGCAAGGCGAAGACGGTCAACGCCAGCGCCTCCCGGAAGTAGCGCGACTCCAGCCGCGCCTCCCGCAGCGAGTCCAGCTCCACGGGAGGCACCATGACCGACGGGTGCGGTTGATAGAAGAGCCGCGTCCCCTGGCCGGAAAGCATGCGCCCTCCGCCCAGGTCCGCGACGAAGAACGGCTCCTCCGGTGCCGGGCCCCCGGGAAGGGGCGCTTCGGGAAGCACGGCCTCGCAGGCAATGCACCGCGGGCGGCCCGCCGGTTGGGGCCGCCCACATGCACCACACATGACGAGAACCTCGGCAGGCACCCGGGTCCCCGCTCAGGTGGCGACGAAGTTCACGAGGCGCTTGGGGACGAAGACGAACTTGCGCAGCGTCTTCCCCGCCAGAGCCGCCTGGATCTTCTCATCCGCTTCCGCCGCGGCGCGCACGTCCGCCTCCGCCGCGTCCGCGGCCACGCGAATCTCCGCGCGCAACTTGCCATTCACCTGCACGGCGTAGGGGATGACGTCGTCCACCACCAGCGCCGGGTCGAACTCCGGCCAGGCCTGCGCGACGGTGAAGTCCTTGCTGCCGTAGGCCTCCGCGATTTCGTCCGCGATGTGCGGCGCGAACGGCGTGAGCACCGCCGCCAGCAACCGCACGGCCTCCGCCATGGCGGCCTTCTCCGCGGCCGTCTCAGGCGTCCCCTGTGCGGCGAGCGCGTTGACGCCTTCCATGATGCCGGCGATGGCCGTATTGAAGGACAGGCGCTCGATGGCCTCCCCCACCCGCTTCAGCGTCTTGTGGGCGGCGCGGCGGATCTCCAGCGCCTTGCCTTCGTAGGGCCCGTCATGGGTGGCACCTGCGGCCGCCGCCTGGTGTGTGGCGGCCAGCGTCCAGACGCGCTTGAGGAAGCGGAACACGCCTTCCACCTGCTCATCGGACCAGTCGAAGTCGCGCTCCGGCGGGCCCGCGAACAGCACGTAGGCCCGCGCCGTGTCCGCGCCGTACCGCTGGACGATGGAAGAAGGCGCCACCACGTTGCCCCACCGCTTGGACATCTTCCGGCCATCCGGACCGTTGACGATGCCCTGGGTGATGAGCCGCGTGACGGGCTCGTCCACGGGGCTCAGCCCCAGCAGCTTCATCACCCGCGTCCAGAAGCGGAAGTAGAGCAGGTGCA from Myxococcus xanthus encodes the following:
- the lptE gene encoding LPS assembly lipoprotein LptE, with protein sequence MWVAAGCGYRLAPRGDGLPASVTSLCAPVFVNATPEPTLETVFTRFLRQELIRVGRLGSAESCDGRMEGTVLSVANTPTTVVGRSASPGFFFRVSARAQIRVVKDGQVLKQTEVFGSEDYVLGSGDILEAEANRQVALERLAEVLMRDGYDRLAGAW
- the rpsT gene encoding 30S ribosomal protein S20 — protein: MANTKSAEKRHRQSLKRRARNVTVRGEVKTAVKSAREALGSKDGAKLTDAIKSAAKALNKAATKGVLHKRTASRRISRLAKAATKAARAQA
- the mazG gene encoding nucleoside triphosphate pyrophosphohydrolase, with product MADTTLNPGAELERLVDIMRQLRAEGGCPWDREQDLRSLRPYLLEEAFEVLEEMDRVAYGGSWRTFCEELGDLLFQIVFHAQLASELGEFSLADVAKAIGDKLVSRHPHVFGNGQRMEGAEQVLDNWAKLKAAEKKRKTGREGSVLDGVPVAAPALMRAERLTEKASRIGFDWPDVASVRAKLTEELGELDEAIAANDRDAIEHELGDVLFSLANLARFVGAPAEDALRMAIRRFTARFQHIESALRAEGVALGDATLEHMERHWQEAKAREKALPSPTWVPRAPVTTLRLAVADLPAQRAFWDALAPRLGWTRRRAPEADQVLYEDGGLRIAFEAVGTPTTGLRLTLTAPSQAAVERLPGILAEIPGSRLIQHQAGRLSFQDPAGLVWEYTTSVE